Part of the Nicotiana tabacum cultivar K326 chromosome 20, ASM71507v2, whole genome shotgun sequence genome, CTTtttgtgtgtgtgagagagagagaggtaaGAAAAAACATTTGCAAGTCTTCATAGGACAAGAAGAGCAGTAAacagggtcgtttggtaggatgtataAGGAAAAATAATACATGTATTAACTTTGATATTATTAATCTCTTATTTGGTAGCGTTTTTcaacctatgtataactaatactatTAGTTATACACTCTATTCAAGACTATTCTTATACATAGTAAACCATGGGATTAGCAATATTATGATTTTTAATACATGGATAAGCATGTATAAAGACATAATTGTCCATTCAATGCCTTTTTCAAATTCTTTCCAATATTTTTGGAgagtatttttgtaaacaaataattttaaaaaaaaattacattaatGCATGTTATTAATACACCAACCAAATGGTCGATAAGaactaatctcagcataactaatacACCAAATTCAGTACTATTCTTATataccctaccaaacgacccctacaTGTGCTACTTAATTTCTAACAATACTTTTCAAGGGCAGAATTTACAGTCGTAGTAGTAGTAGAACAAATAATCAAAGATGTTGAAGAATTCAGAATTATCAGAAAACTATGGCACCTTTCTTTATTAGATTGAAATGTAACACTTCCTTGAGTAAAAATACAAGTTACAAAAAGAAAATTTATGCAACAGCAAACACTTGTTGCAAATTGCCTCaggcaacaaaaagaaaaacatctcTAATCAATGTCTAGCAGTTAGATTATCAGAGTTACTCAATGGAATTAAAGGAGTTCTCTTATTCAATGTGCTTTCTGATTGTTGTAAATTTTCGTCATTGTCTCCATGTTCTTCGGCTACCTTATGAGGGGATTCACGTCTCGGATTTGCTTTTGAATGCTCCTCTGGAAGTATAGCTCGCTGAAATAACCTATGAATCATTTCGTAACTGGTAAATGTAATAACAGCAGAGGGAGTCGTCCGTAGAAGATTGGTTCCACAACCTCGGTAGAATCCGGTCAGACGTTCCTGTCTGAAGATCTTCTTTACACAATCAACAACCCCATTATATGCTTTCTCCGAGTTTCTTACTTGCCCTTGTTCTTGTAGTTTAGAACGCACGACCTGGTAAAAAACTACGGATTAATAGGTAGGTCATAGTGATTCCATGAAAGGAACCAAAAATAATCTTGGTCCATTTTCCTCTTACCTCGTGTGGATAAGTCATTACAGAGGCAACTACTTTGGCCATCGAAGAGGCGATCGCTACTTCACCAGGGCTCAGTTCATTGGTTTGCTTATTGGCTGGCAGTTTGAGAAAGACATCATGTGATCAATCAGATAGGAACAAATGGGTAACGAACTTCCACAAACGACTACAGAAAACAGTTTCTCACCCCTTTTTGCTAAGTATGATTTCAGCTTTTCATATGCTGGAAATTGGATAGCAACATGACTTATCCCAGCCAAAGAAGGCAAGAGGCCACTGCAACCCAAAGGAAACGGAACAATTACAAAAAAACTAGTATAGAGGGTAATTGCTTTTTTTTTCCTCCTTTTGATAAGGATAAGTGCTTATTCTTCTATGAGGACGTTTCCAGCTTCACGAGCCTCTCTATAAAGGATGAAACACATAAAGATAAAGTTTGTATATGATTATGTTCACTATATAACTAACCTGTACCATCCTCGGATCCCTTCTTCATGTGCTATTCGTATTAAAGCAGACAATATACCTTTATAAGGAACTACACCCTCCCTTATTCCCTGTGTCTAAGAAAAATGAGGGGAAAAAAAATATCAGGAACAAGATACAGAAACAAATGCAAGTTGTTATTCCAATACATTTAATTAAGGTAAACCTAACAATAGACACTATGATATTGGAAACTTGTGCTTCCGTGTTAGCCTATGTCACGCCCATGTAACATAAACTCTTAACAGGCTCCATGCTGACAAAACCAAATTTCCAAAATGACACCTTTTAAATAGGCCGGGAAGCCAACTTAATCAGATTGGAAATCTATTATACTTCTTTGCACTTACACACTTTCCTTAAGGCACAATAAGTGTGTAGATGGAATTTTGTTGATAACCAAGGAAATCCCCCGGTGCCAGTTGCGCATAGTTCGAAACTCGGAGGATAATGGGCCcacccctctacccttctccgcTTAAATACCATGCTTTTGTCTGCGGCAGGGT contains:
- the LOC107765710 gene encoding nicotinamide adenine dinucleotide transporter 1, chloroplastic-like, which translates into the protein MATVANHRSVRDIICDAGAGASAGAIAATFMCPLDVIKTRLIIHGLPQMSQSGRQGSVIVTSLQNILRTEGFRGLYRGLSPTLAALLPNWAVYFTVYGHLKDSLHSHVDSCGQLTIGANMIAAAGAGAATAITTNPLWVVKTRLQTQGIREGVVPYKGILSALIRIAHEEGIRGWYSGLLPSLAGISHVAIQFPAYEKLKSYLAKRANKQTNELSPGEVAIASSMAKVVASVMTYPHEVVRSKLQEQGQVRNSEKAYNGVVDCVKKIFRQERLTGFYRGCGTNLLRTTPSAVITFTSYEMIHRLFQRAILPEEHSKANPRRESPHKVAEEHGDNDENLQQSESTLNKRTPLIPLSNSDNLTARH